ggttctcatgtGTTGTCTTAGAGTTGCAGCCTGACTAAATCTTTTACTGCACACTGAACAACTAAatggtttctctcctgtgtgaaTTCGCATGTGTTTTGTTAGGATTCCTGCTTCACTAAATCCTTTACTACACCATGAACaactgaagggtttctctcctgtgtggattctcatgtgctgTGTAAGATGTGCAATACAATTAAATCCTTTACTGCATACTGAACACCTGAAGGGttcctctcctgtgtggattctcaggTGTCGTGTTAGATTTCCAGCCTTACCAAATCTTTTACTGCACACTGAACacctgaagggtttctctcctgtgtgggttctcatgtGAACATAAAAACGTGATCTGTATTGAAAACTCTTTTTACAATCTGAACAACtaaatcttttctttcctgtctgAACTCCACTGTGTTCCTGCAGACGGTTCTTGTCACCAGATCTTGAACAACATTCAGAGGAGCTAACTGGTGTAGGTCCAGGATTACATTCAGGTTCTTGGTTGTTTCTCAACTGGTTGAAGTCTGACTGAGGTTCACTGGTCTCCTCCAGGTCACAACTGTCTCCATCCTCTGGTTCAGAGGAGTCTGACATCTGGTCTTCATCTGGTTGTAAACGTCCATCTCTCTGAAAGTAACTgtctgggtctggttctggttctccatcagtctctgttttcatctcttcatcatGAGGCAGTGAGGACTGAGgctgctcttcatcatcttcactctTCACAGGAACTGGAGAGAATGTTAACTCTGTGacatcctcctccttcagctcttGCAGCTGCTCGTTTTCCTGATTGGTCTGgacttcttcctgttcctctctGATGTGTGGAGGACCTGGGAAGAAATCCTGCTGCTCAGGGTCAGCCTCTTCTTTAGTCAGCAACAGCAGCTGGACATCTGAACAACAAAGAAATGCATATTTATATTTGGTAGTCATTGCTCTAATTAACCACTAAATTATGAAATATTCAAACTGATAAATTTGTGtctcataaatatataaaatgaatgattttcaGATTAAATTTCTGTAAAGGGCTTCAGAAAATTGTTCCGATTTATATCGTACCAAAAGCGTCGGAAGTGAATCTTTTTTACTGGTGTCAGAACATGACCTCTAACCTTCATCAGCCTTTTTACGTTGTCTGTCACTGGAAACACAGGAAGACTTCAAGGACAAGAACAGACTTCCAACATCGTGTTGAGACAATTAATTACATCCACAGTGTAAAAGCACTGATGTACAGTTTGAGTATAAATCAATTAATAAAAATTCATAGAGTTaaacatttacatatttgaACACTGGATCACCATGACAAGGTAATGTCTTTACTCAGTGACAGTAACACCCATGAGACCCTGAAGTGCGACCCAACCAGAAGCTACAAATGGAAGATTTATGGAATGTATACAGAATGTATACAGAAGGAAAAaacaataattcattcattgtcaatacCCACTTCTTCTGCAGTCTGAGGCTGTGGGGTGCTAgaacctatcccagccgactgggggcatgaggcagggtagaCTCTGGGTGCAGTGGCAGTGAAAGCAATAAACTGCTTGTGACCCCATCACCTGGACCCTGGTGAAGCCATTTCATGCATACAAGGCCTCCCCAAAATTCACAAACAAGGAGGTCCCCTCAGACTCATCGTCAGCAGCGTTAACTCTGCCACCTACTGCATCGTAGCCAGGTCTACATTAATCATATGTATCCTCATTCTTATATGATGGTGCAACTTTTCATTCTGTTAGGAAACaccccagtttgaaatgacagattacaaATGAGCGTCAGCAGTAACAGGATTCCATCCAGTATGTTCTTGattcatttcaattttaacaTTAAAGTAGTGCTGTTAacctaattaattacaggatttgtaattaataatctaattaatcgcattttaatcacatacctgctaaaggcccccaaataaagaatctgaattctaggacattacaaaattgtagtgcatgactaatcaatagaatacaccaagaagagaagatttgaaatccacatttttattggttaagtgtgttttataaatgaaattcaaaagaaaaaatgtcaagtCAAGAAATAATCACATGCAGTGTTGacatcaattttatttattcattttttaagaCATGTTattataacagacttcacaccttcatcacatcaacaacaacatctgaaagaaggactgacgggtagaagccaactGGCTTGTggaattcccgtcccccagtcAACAAACACCTCTCAACACAAAATGTTGTCAATCAGTTCAGACACTGAATTTTGAGACGTTCATAACCATCCATTTCCAGATATTAGACTTTGTCCCTGATATGTAGCagcaaggttagggttagggcacAACAAGCCAGGGtattattgtgccggtcccaagccaggataaatacagagggttgcgtcaggaagggcatctggcgtaaaacttttgccacatcaaagatgcaaatcaaacctatgacttccataccggatcggtcgaggcccggttTAACAACgacggcgctgttgacctactgGATGCTGTTGACCTActgggtgccggtggaaattggattactgttggtcgaagaaggagaggaggaaagtgtgttcgtaggaagagagagaagaggaacaccaagagtataggactgagagtagggacgttgaatgttggaactatgacaggaaaaggtagagagttggttgacatgatgcagaggaggaaggtagacataatGTGTGTACAGgacaccaggtggaaaggtagcaaggctagaagtttaggagcagggttcaagttgttctatcatggtgtagatgggaagagaaatggagtaggagttatcttgaaggaggagtttgttaggaatgtcctggaggtaaaaagagtgtcagatagagtgatgagtctgaagctagaaatagaaggtgtgatgttcaatgttgttagtgggtatgctccacaggtaggatatgagctggaggagaaggagaaattctggtcggactctgatgaagtgatgcagagcatacctagaagtgagagttgtcattggagcagacttcaatggacatgttggtgcaggaaacagaggtgatgaggaggtgatgggcaggtttggtatccaggagaggaacgcagaaggacagatggtagttgactttgcaaaaaggatggaaatggctgtagtgaatactttcttccagaagaggcaggaacatagagtgacctataagagtggaggtaggagcacacaggtagactacatctggtgtagacggtgtaacctgaaggagatcagtgactgtaaagtagtggtaggtgagagtgtagccaaacagcataggatggtggtgtgtaggatgactctggtggtgaggaagatcaagaggacaaagacagagcagaagacaaaatggtggaagctgaaaaaggaagagtgttgcaggacttttaggaaggagttaagacaggctctgggtggtcaggaggtgcttccagatgactggacaactacagctaatgtgatcagggagacaggtaggagagtacttggtgtgtcatctggaaggaaagtagataaggagacttggtggtggaatgaggaggtacaggagtgtatacagagaaagaggttagctaagaagaagtgggaccctgagaggactgaggagagtagacaggagtacagggagatgcagcgtaaggtgaaggtagaggtagcaaaggccaaacaagggaaGTTAAAAGTGATGGGGAAGGATATCAGCTGTCCCTGTTGGAAGACCACGAGAACAACCCAAAGTTAACAAGAACACAGTGAAGAGGaggttgaagaaagagcaaagtcaaggagagagagatgttaccacttttatgacaaatatcaaaagaaaTGTAGTGATTTAGAAACAGACTTGAGAAAAACAGCTGAGCTTAAGCTCAACTGGAAACTAACGAGACTCAAACCAAGACACAAATGGCTCCTGCCCCAAACTGGGCAGGAAAATGTGCACTTGTGTTTCTTGTGTTCTCAGTCTGGACACAACGTGTCCGAGGCTGAGGTGAGGACatggtcacacctgagctcaAACGCCACGAAGCTGAACAGGAAACAGTCTCTGGCCGTGACGCGTTTGAGGACAGTCCAGTCTACATAGACGGTATTAGCATCCTACGTGGAGTTCCACATCCCTCAGTGAGAACCTAAAGTAGACACCATAAAGATCACGGTCAATGGACATTCTGGGCTCATCCCTCAAGAAgagtctaacccaaacactgTGAAGATCACATTCAACcttctccagaggtttgttgctgctTCAGCTGAAGAGCCCAGCGCTGTATCCTCAACACATTTGTCtactgctgaacttcttcagtaaaccttGTTTGTAATACAACCTGTGTCGtcattgaagatacacctctcaaccgAGCTTAAACATTCACACCTGGACCATCTCACCTAACAACTCAGTCAGCCTTTGGACTTCCTGATTTGCTGCCGTCTTTCCAGTTTTTTGAATCACCAGGACAACGATCACTCCAAGGAGCAGAAGCCCTGATATTATTAATCCAAACACATATAGAGCTTCAACATCCTCCACGAAAAGAACTGCCAGGTACACGACTCTCCACTCCTCCCTGAAGAGACAGCAGACAGAAGTTCTCCAGACAGGAGAAGCAGTGATGAGAGTTAGACAGAGAAGACGAGACAAGGAGGAATACGTCTGCCCTCGATGAAAGccaggagagaggaagatggtGAAAGGTGTATATAGGAGACGaagggaggaggatgaggatagTATGAGCGAAGGtcggagagaggagaggaagttcAAATACTCAA
This sequence is a window from Antennarius striatus isolate MH-2024 chromosome 5, ASM4005453v1, whole genome shotgun sequence. Protein-coding genes within it:
- the LOC137595089 gene encoding zinc finger protein 79-like — encoded protein: MCDVQTLRAFVLQRLTAAAEDIMEQFVRTLANEETLCGRQKLLEAVFSPQVHLQRADVQLLVGTKEEVDPEQQDLRSPLDQDDPPEPPHVKEEQEELQTNQEGELLKVKGQPSPPDVQLLLLTKEEADPEQQDFFPGPPHIREEQEEVQTNQENEQLQELKEEDVTELTFSPVPVKSEDDEEQPQSSLPHDEEMKTETDGEPEPDPDSYFQRDGRLQPDEDQMSDSSEPEDGDSCDLEETSEPQSDFNQLRNNQEPECNPGPTPVSSSECCSRSGDKNRLQEHSGVQTGKKRFSCSDCKKSFQYRSRFYVHMRTHTGEKPFRCSVCSKRFGKAGNLTRHLRIHTGEEPFRCSVCSKGFNCIAHLTQHMRIHTGEKPFSCSWCSKGFSEAGILTKHMRIHTGEKPFSCSVCSKRFSQAATLRQHMRTHTGEKPFSCSVCSRGFSRSGDLNRHMRLHTGEKPFSCSVCSKGFNRVGSLSQHMRVHTGE